The sequence below is a genomic window from Deltaproteobacteria bacterium.
CAGGCGCGCCAGGGACGCCTGCACATCCTGAAGCGCATGGCCGAGGAGACCGCGGACGCGCTGCCCGGCTTCTTGCCGCGCGCGGATCTGTCCGAGAACGCGCCGCGGATCGCGGTGGTCTGGATCAAGCCCGACCGCATCCGCGACCTGATCGGTCCCGGCGGCAAGGTGATCCGCGGCATCCAGGAGACGACCGGCGCCAAGGTCGACGTCGACGACTCCGGACGCTGCATGATCTTCGCGCCCAACCGCGAGACGCTTCTCAAGTGCCAGGGCATGGTCGAAGAGGTCACGCAGGAGGCCGAGATCGGCCGGCTCTACGTCGGCAAGGTCAAGAAGATCACCGACTTCGGCGCCTTCGTGGAGATCTTCCCCGGCACCGACGGCCTGCTGCACATCTCGGAGCTGGCCGAGCGGCGCATCGCCAAGGTCGAGGACGTCTGCGTCGAGGGCGACGAGGTGCTGGTCAAGTGCCTCGATGTCGATCCGAGCGGCAAGATCCGACTCTCGCGGCGCGCGGCGCTGGCGGAGCAGATCGAGCTCTCGCGCGCGTAGCGGATGGACCGGATCGAGGTCCGGATCCTTCGCGTCCGCGGCGCACGTGACGCCGACCTCCCGCTTCCCGCCCGAGCCACGGCGGGAAGCGCGGGGCTCGACCTGCGCGCCGCGGTCGAGGGCGAACTCGTGCTCGCTCCCGGCGAGCGGGCGCTGGTGCCGACGGGCTTCGCGCTGGCGATCCCGGCGGGCTACGAGGGGCAGGTGCGCCCGCGAAGCGGGCTCGCGCTTCGCCACGGAATCACCCTGCCCAACGCGCCAGGCACGATCGACTCCGACTATCGCGGAGAGGTCTGCGTGATCCTGCAGAACGGCGGAGCCGAGCCCTTCGCCGTGCGCCGCGGCGAGCGGATCGCCCAGCTCGTGATCGCGCCGGTGCTGCAGCCGGTGCTCCGCGAGGTCGATACGGAGGCGGCGCTCGGCGCGACCGAGCGCGGCGGCCAGGGCTTCGGCCACAGCGGTCGCTGACCCTCGGTCGCGAGCTGTTTCGCGCTAAGCTCCCGGGCGCCGCCCTGAAGGAGAGGCTTGGAACCCGCGGATCGCGACCGTAGTCCCGCCGTAGAGCCGCGCGGCGCACCCGCGGCCGACGCGGCGCACCCGCAGCGGCCGACGCCGCGCGCGGACGACGCCGTACAGCGCCGTTCTCTCGGGAATCTGACGCTGCGGCTGATCACGGCGGCGGTGCTGATCCCGCCCGTGATCTGGGTCTGCTACGCGGGCGGCTGGCCGTTCGTCGTGGTGATCATCGCCTTCAGCCTGCTCGGCTTGAACGAGTTCTACGACCTGATCACGGCCAAGGGCGCGACCCCGCACCGACTGCTCGGCTACGCGGCCGCCGGACTGCTGCCGGTGATCGCGTACATCGGCAACGCGTCGCTGGCGACCAGCGCGTTGACCGTCACGCTGCTGACGCTGATGATCCTGCAGCTCGGCAAGCAGGAGATCCGCCAGGCGATCGCGAGCGTCTCCGAGACCTTCTTCGGAGTGATCTACGTCGGCTGGCTGCTCTCGTACGCCGTCTCGGTACGCTTCATCTCGGGCGAGCTCGAGCGCCGCTTCGGCTACGACTTCGACCCGCAGATCGGCTTCTTCTTCATGATCTTCTGCCTGGTGGCGGTGGTCGGCTCGGACGTGGGCGCGTACTTCGTGGGCCGGCGCTACGGCCGGCGCAAGCTCGCGCCGCTGATCAGCCCCAACAAGTCCGTCGAGGGCGCGTTCGGCGGCGTGCTGACCGGGGGCGGTCTGGCGCTGGCCACCAAGCTCGTCTTCACCTGGTTCATACCGGGGGATCTGGCGAAGGACCTCGGCTGGGGCGCCGCGATGGCCTTCGGCTTCGTGCTGGCGTCGTTCGGGATCCTCGGCGACCTGATCGAATCGCTGCTGAAGCGCGACGCCGCGATCAAGGACGCCGGCACGATCCTGCCCGGCGTCGGCGGCGTGCTGGATCGGATCGACTCCGCCTTGCTCGGCATCCCCGTGATGTATTACCTCCTGCTCGCGTACTACTGGACCCTGCACGCGGCCTAACCGAGGAGGCCCCCTTGATCGCCCGCTACACGCGCCCCGAGATGGAGGCGATCTGGTCCGAGGAGCAGCGCTACGCGCACTGGGTCCGGATCGAGGTCGAGGTCTGTCGCGCGCTGGAGCGGCGCGGCGAGATCCCGCGCGAGGCCTTCGCCGCGATCTCGGCGCGCGCGAAGGTCGACCCGAAGCGCGTCGCCGAGATCGAGGCGCGCGTGCATCACGACGTGAACGCGTTCCTGGACGCGCTCGCGGAGCAGATCGGTCCCGCCGCGCGCTACGTGCACCTGGGCCTGACCTCGTCGGACGTGCTCGACACCTGCCTCGCGCTGCAGATGCGCGACGCGCTCGACTTGTGCCTGGTCGAATGCGATCGCGCGCTCGCGGCGCTCGAGCTCCGGGCGCTCGAGCACAAGCGCACGGTCTGCGTCGGGCGCACGCACGGGATCTTCGCCGAGCCGACCACGTTCGGGCTGAAGCTCCTGAAGGCCTGGGACGAGCTGCGCCGCAACCGCGATCGGCTCGCGCGCGCACGCGACGAGGCGGCCGTGGGCAAGCTCTCCGGCGCGGTCGGCACGTTCGCGCACCTCGACCCGTCGATCGAAGAGGAGGTGCTCGCCGGCCTCGGCCTGCGACCGGCCGCGATCTCGACCCAGGTCACGCCGCGGGATCGGCACGCCGAGGTCATGTGCACGCTCGCGCTCGTCGCTGCTTCGATCGAGGCGTTCTCGGTCGAGGTGCGCCACCTCGCGCGCAGCGAGGTCGGCGAGGTGATGGAGTTCTTCGGCAGCGAGCAGAAGGGCAGCTCGGCGATGCCCCACAAGCGAAATCCCTGGCGCTTCGAGACCCTCACGGGTCTGGCGCGGGTGATCCGCGGCTACGCGGTGTCGTCGCTCGAGAACTCGGTTCTCTGGCACGAGCGCGACATCTCGAACAGCTCCGTGGAGCGCATCGTCTGCCCGGACGCGACCACGGCGGTCCACTTCATGCTCCACCGGCTTTCGGCGCTGGTCACGAGCCTCGAGGTCCGTCCCGAGCGGATGCGCGCGAACCTCGACTCGGCGCGCGGGCTGGTCTACTCGCAGACGGTGCTGCTGGCACTCGCGCGCCACGGCATCTCGCGCCAGGAGGCCTACCGGCTGGTGCAGCGCCACGCGATGGCGACCTGGGACGAGGGCGGGCATCTCCACGATCGGCTCGCGGCGGACGCCGAGCTCGGCAAGGTTCTCGACCCCGACGAGCTCGCCGAGTGCTTCGATCTGGAGCGGCACCTGCGCAGCGTCGATCGAATCTTCGAGCGCGTGCTCGGTGCGCGGGTGCAGGAGGCGTGATGAAGGTGCGCGTGCTGGTGAGCCTGAAGCCGGGCGTTCTCGACGCGCAGGGCCGCGCGATCGAGCACGCGCTCCGCGATCTCGGCTACGCGCAGGTCTCGGGCGTGCGCACCGGAAAGCAGGTCGTGCTCGACATCGATAGCCGAGATCCCGAGGCGGCCCGCGCGCTCGCGCGCGAGCTCTGCGAGAAGCTGCTCGCGAATCCCGTGATCGAGCAGTACGAGATCCTGATTTGAGTCGGCCCGCCCGCGTCGGCGTGTTGGTCTTTCCCGGGTCGCTCGACGACCGGGATCTGGCGCGCGGCCTGTCGCTCTGCGGCGCCGACGTGCAGATGATCTGGCACAAGGACGCGCGGCTGCCCGAGCTCGACGGGATCGGCGTGCCCGGCGGGTTCTCCTACGGCGACTACCTGCGCTGCGGAGCGATGGCCCGCTTCTCGCCGGTGATGCGCGCGCTGCTCGAGTTCGCGAGCGGCGGGCGGCCCGTGCTCGGCATCTGCAACGGCTTCCAGATCCTGTGCGAGGCGCGGCTGCTGCCCGGAGCGCTGGTGCGAAACGCGGAGCTCCGGTACGTCTGCCAGGACGTGCGCATCGCCGTCGACGACCCGGGGCAGATGCGCTCCGAGCTCGCGCCCGGCCGCGAGCTTGTGATGCCGGTGAAGCACGGGGAGGGCGCGTACGTCCCCGATCCCGAGCACAAGCCGCGCGTCGCGTTCCGCTACGTCGGCGGAAATCCCAACGGCTCGACCGACGACATCGCGGGCGTCGTGAACGACGCCGGAAACGTGCTCGGCCTGATGCCGCACCCCGAGCACGCCGTCGATCCGCTGCTCGGCTCGACCGACGGCGCGCGGCTGCTGCGCTCGTTCCTCTCCGCCTGCACCGCGACGCGAGACGCGCGATGAAGGATCCCGAGGTCACCGAGCAGCTCGCGCGCGATCACGGCCTCTCGGATCACGAGGCGAAGCTCATGATCGAGATCCTCGGCCGCGTGCCGACCTACCCGGAGCTCGGGATCTTCTCGGTGATGTGGTCCGAGCACTGCTCGTACAAGTCGAGCAAGAAGCTGCTCCAGACGCTGCCGACGACGGGCGCGTGCGTGATCCAGGGGCCGGGCGAGAACGCCGGGGTCGTGGACATAGGCTTCGGGAACGTCTGCGTGTTCAAGATCGAGAGCCACAACCACCCCTCCTACGTCGAGCCGCACGCGGGAGCGGCGACGGGCGTCGGCGGAATCCTGCGCGACATCTTCACCATGGGCGCGCGGCCGCTCGCCTCGCTCGACTCGCTCCGCTTCGGGCCGCTCGACGATCCGCAGCAGCGCTACCTGGTGCGCGGCGTGGTCGCGGGCGTGGGCTCGTACGGAAACTGCTTCGGCTGCGCGACCGTCGGCGGCGAGGTCACCTTCCATCCGCGCTACCGCCGGAACATCCTGGTGAACGCGATGAACATCGGCATCGCGCGCGCCGACGCGATCTTCCTGGCCAAGGCCGCGGGCGTGGGAAACCCGGTGATCTACGTCGGCTCGAAGACCGGCCGGGACGGAATCCACGGTGCGAGCCTGCTCGCCTCGTCGGAGTTCGACGAGCACACCGAAGAGATGCGGCCGACCGTGCAGATGGGCGACCCGTTCACCGAGAAGCTCCTGCTCGAGGCGTGCCTCGAGGCGATGCAGACCGGCGCGATCGTCGGCATCCAGGACATGGGCGCGGCGGGGCTCACCTGCTCTTCGTTCGAGATGGCCTCGCGGTCCGGAACCGGAATCGAGATGGACCTCGACCGCGTGCCGCAGCGCGAGTCGGAGATGACGCCCTACGAGCTCCTGCTCTCGGAGTCGCAGGAGCGGATGCTGCTGGTCGCCGAGGCCGGTCGCGAGCGCGAGATCCTCGACGTCTTCGCGAAGTGGGATCTCGACGCCGCGCTCGTCGGCCGCGTGACGGACGACGGCCGCATGCGGGTGCGCTGGCACGGTCGGACCGTGGTCGACATCCCGGTCGATCCGATCGCGGCGAGCTCGCCCGTCTACGAGCGCCCACGGTCGCGGCCGGCGGACTTCGAGGCGCGCCAGCGTCTCGACCTCGCCGCGCTTCCGGTCGAGCGCGATCCATCGGGAGCGCTGCTCGCGCTTCTCGCCTCGCCCAATCTCTGTTCGCGCGAGTGGGTGTACCGGCAGTACGACCAGCTCGTGCAGTCGTCGACGGTACTCCGGCCCGGCGGAGACGCTGCGGTCGTGCGCGTGCCCGAGACCGAGCGCGGGCTCGCCGCGAAGACCGACTGCAATCCGCGCTACTGCGCACAGGATCCGTATCTCGGCGCGATGCACGCGGTGGCCGAGGCGTCGCGAAACGTGGCGGTGACGGGCGCGCGACCGCTCGCGGCCACCAACTGCCTGAACTTCGGCAGCCCCGAGCGCCCGGAGTGCATGTGGGAGTTCGCCGAGGCCGTGCGCGGGATGGGCGAGGCGTGCCGCGCGCTCGGCGTGCCGATCGTCTCGGGCAACGTGAGCTTCTACAACGAGACGGCGGGCGAGGGCGCGATTCCGCCCACGCCCACGGTCGGCGTGATCGGGCTGCTCGACGACGTCGCGCGCGCGGTGCCCGCGGCGTTCCGCGCGGAGGGCGACGTCGTGCTGCTCTTCGGCGAGACGCGCGCCGAGCTCGGCGCGAGCGAGTACCTGGCCGTGCGCCACGGTCTGGAGTGCGGCGCGCCGCCTGCGCTCGATCTCGCGGCCGAGAAGCGCCTGCACGAGCTTCTGGTCGAGGCCGCGGCCGCAGGCCTGCTTCGCTCCGCGCACGACTGCGCCGAGGGCGGGGCCGCGATCGCGCTGGCCGAGTGCGCGATCCGCTCGGGCCTGGGCGTGGTGGCCGAGCTGGCCGAGCAGGGCGGCCGTCCGGAGCTCGTGCTCTTCAGCGAGTCGGCCAGCCGAGCGATCGCGTCCTGCGCTCCGGCCGACGCGGAAGCGCTGCTCGCGCTCGCGCGCGCGCGTGAGGTTGCTGCGGCTCGAATCGGCCGCGTCGGCGGCGACCGGATCCGGATCGCCCCCGGGGTCGACGTCTCCCTCGCCGAGGCGCACGATGTGTGGAGCCGCACGCTCCCGGAGGCCCTGGGATGAGCGAGATCCGCCGCGACGCTCTCGACCGCTTCCGGGAGGAGTGCGGCGTGATGGGGATCGCGGGCCATCCCGAGGCGGCGAACCTGGCGTATCTCGGCCTCTACGCGCTCCAGCACCGCGGCCAGGAGTCGGCCGGCATCGTCACTCGCGACGGCGGCGAGAGCCACCTGCACAAGGGCATGGGCCTGGTCGCGGAGATCTTCTCGCAGGACGAGCTCTCGAAGCTTCCGGGCCGGATCGCGATCGGCCACGTGCGCTACTCGACCGCCGGCTCGAGCAACCTGCGCGACGCGCAGCCGTTCCTGGCCAACATGGGCCGCTCGGTCGTGGCGATCGCGCACAACGGTAATCTCACCAACGCCCGCGCGATCCGCAGCGAGCTCGAAGGCCACGGCTCGATCTTCCAGAGCACGATGGACTCGGAGGTCTTCGTGCACCTGTTCGCGCGCGCGCGCGGAACGCTCGAGGAGCGGCTCGGCGACATGTGCTCGCGCGTTCGCGGCGCGTGGTCGGCGGTGTTCCTGATCGACGACGTGCTGGTCGCGGCGCGCGATCCGCACGGCTTCCGGCCGCTCTCGCTCGGCCGGCTCGGTGCGGCCTGGGTGGTGGCGAGCGAGACCTGCGCCTTCGACCTGATCGGCGCGGTGTACGAGCGCGACGTCGAGCCGGGCGAGATCGTGATCATCCGGCGCGGGCGGCTGCGCTCGGTCCAGACGCTTCCGCGGGCTCCGGAGAAGCTCTGCGTCTTCGAGCACATCTACTTCGCGCGGCCCGACTCGCTGGTCTTCGGCGCGAACGTCTACCAGACGCGCAAGCAGCTCGGCCGCGAGCTCGCGCGCGAGAGCCCGGTGCCCGCGGACATGGTCGTTCCCGTGCTCGACTCGGGTACCTCGGCCGCGCTCGGCTTCGCGGAGGCTTCGGGAATTCCCTACGAGAACGCGCTGATCCGGAACCACTACGTGCGCCGCACGTTCATCGAGCCGGAGCAGTCGATCCGGCTCTTCGGCGTGCGCGTGAAGCACAACCCGATCCGCGAGATGGTCGCCGGAAAGCGCCTGGTCGTGGTCGAGGATTCGATCGTGCGCGGCACGACGCTCTCGAAGCTGGTCACGCTGTTCCGCGCGGCCGGCGCGCGCGAGGTACACGTCCGCGTGTCGTCCCCTCCGACGACCGGCCCCTGCTACTACGGCATCGACACGCCCGATCGCGCGGAGCTGATCGCGGCGAACCACAGCGTCGAGCAGATCCGCGCCATGATCGGCGCAGACAGCCTCGCGTATCTCTCGCTCGAGGCGCTGCGCCGGATCGAGGCGTCGATGAAGCACGGCTTCTGTGACGCGTGCTTCTCGGGCGAGTACGCGATCCCGGTCGAGGAGACCAGTTCCTCCGATACGCAGCTCGCGCTCTTCGAGCCCACCGCGGCCGCGGCGACCGACGCCGATCCGGAGCCGAGCTAGACGAACAGCTCCGGCACGCCCACGCTCCAGAGCGAGGCGATCACCCAGCCGACGCCCACCAGGATCAGCCGTGGCGAGCGGAGCAGAAGCTCGATCGGCGACTCGCCCTCGTCGTGGACCTGAGCGAGCCGCAGGTACTCGAGCACGCCGAAGACGACGAACGGCAGCGATGCGAACTCGCGCCCGCTCACGAGCAGCGGCGCCTCCACCGAGTAGAGCGCGTAGCTGAAGAGCGTGATGCCGGCGACGATCGCCATCGCCTGATCGAGGTAGCTGCGGTTGTAGCCCGCGAGCGAGCGGCGCTGCGACTCACCCGGTGCCTGGAGCAGTTCGCCGCGCCGCTTGCCGAGCGCGAGCAGGAGCGCGAGCGCGGAGGAGCAGAGCAGCAGCCAGTTCGACGGCGCGACGCCGACGAGCACGCAGCCGAGCACGACGCGGAGCACGAACCCGGCCGAGAGCAGGAACGCGTCGACCAGCGGCACGTGCTTGGCGCCCAGCGAGTAGACGGCATTCTGGGCGACGTAGAGTCCGAAGATCGCAAGCGTCCAGGGCTGGTCCGAGAGCCCGCCGAGCACGAGTCCCGCCGCGAGCCAGACGAACGCGGCGCTGGTCGCCCACGGCGCCGGAAGGCGGCCCGACGCGACG
It includes:
- a CDS encoding dUTP diphosphatase; translation: MDRIEVRILRVRGARDADLPLPARATAGSAGLDLRAAVEGELVLAPGERALVPTGFALAIPAGYEGQVRPRSGLALRHGITLPNAPGTIDSDYRGEVCVILQNGGAEPFAVRRGERIAQLVIAPVLQPVLREVDTEAALGATERGGQGFGHSGR
- a CDS encoding phosphatidate cytidylyltransferase; its protein translation is MEPADRDRSPAVEPRGAPAADAAHPQRPTPRADDAVQRRSLGNLTLRLITAAVLIPPVIWVCYAGGWPFVVVIIAFSLLGLNEFYDLITAKGATPHRLLGYAAAGLLPVIAYIGNASLATSALTVTLLTLMILQLGKQEIRQAIASVSETFFGVIYVGWLLSYAVSVRFISGELERRFGYDFDPQIGFFFMIFCLVAVVGSDVGAYFVGRRYGRRKLAPLISPNKSVEGAFGGVLTGGGLALATKLVFTWFIPGDLAKDLGWGAAMAFGFVLASFGILGDLIESLLKRDAAIKDAGTILPGVGGVLDRIDSALLGIPVMYYLLLAYYWTLHAA
- a CDS encoding adenylosuccinate lyase, with the translated sequence MIARYTRPEMEAIWSEEQRYAHWVRIEVEVCRALERRGEIPREAFAAISARAKVDPKRVAEIEARVHHDVNAFLDALAEQIGPAARYVHLGLTSSDVLDTCLALQMRDALDLCLVECDRALAALELRALEHKRTVCVGRTHGIFAEPTTFGLKLLKAWDELRRNRDRLARARDEAAVGKLSGAVGTFAHLDPSIEEEVLAGLGLRPAAISTQVTPRDRHAEVMCTLALVAASIEAFSVEVRHLARSEVGEVMEFFGSEQKGSSAMPHKRNPWRFETLTGLARVIRGYAVSSLENSVLWHERDISNSSVERIVCPDATTAVHFMLHRLSALVTSLEVRPERMRANLDSARGLVYSQTVLLALARHGISRQEAYRLVQRHAMATWDEGGHLHDRLAADAELGKVLDPDELAECFDLERHLRSVDRIFERVLGARVQEA
- the purS gene encoding phosphoribosylformylglycinamidine synthase subunit PurS, with the translated sequence MKVRVLVSLKPGVLDAQGRAIEHALRDLGYAQVSGVRTGKQVVLDIDSRDPEAARALARELCEKLLANPVIEQYEILI
- the purQ gene encoding phosphoribosylformylglycinamidine synthase subunit PurQ, translating into MSRPARVGVLVFPGSLDDRDLARGLSLCGADVQMIWHKDARLPELDGIGVPGGFSYGDYLRCGAMARFSPVMRALLEFASGGRPVLGICNGFQILCEARLLPGALVRNAELRYVCQDVRIAVDDPGQMRSELAPGRELVMPVKHGEGAYVPDPEHKPRVAFRYVGGNPNGSTDDIAGVVNDAGNVLGLMPHPEHAVDPLLGSTDGARLLRSFLSACTATRDAR
- the purL gene encoding phosphoribosylformylglycinamidine synthase subunit PurL, encoding MKDPEVTEQLARDHGLSDHEAKLMIEILGRVPTYPELGIFSVMWSEHCSYKSSKKLLQTLPTTGACVIQGPGENAGVVDIGFGNVCVFKIESHNHPSYVEPHAGAATGVGGILRDIFTMGARPLASLDSLRFGPLDDPQQRYLVRGVVAGVGSYGNCFGCATVGGEVTFHPRYRRNILVNAMNIGIARADAIFLAKAAGVGNPVIYVGSKTGRDGIHGASLLASSEFDEHTEEMRPTVQMGDPFTEKLLLEACLEAMQTGAIVGIQDMGAAGLTCSSFEMASRSGTGIEMDLDRVPQRESEMTPYELLLSESQERMLLVAEAGREREILDVFAKWDLDAALVGRVTDDGRMRVRWHGRTVVDIPVDPIAASSPVYERPRSRPADFEARQRLDLAALPVERDPSGALLALLASPNLCSREWVYRQYDQLVQSSTVLRPGGDAAVVRVPETERGLAAKTDCNPRYCAQDPYLGAMHAVAEASRNVAVTGARPLAATNCLNFGSPERPECMWEFAEAVRGMGEACRALGVPIVSGNVSFYNETAGEGAIPPTPTVGVIGLLDDVARAVPAAFRAEGDVVLLFGETRAELGASEYLAVRHGLECGAPPALDLAAEKRLHELLVEAAAAGLLRSAHDCAEGGAAIALAECAIRSGLGVVAELAEQGGRPELVLFSESASRAIASCAPADAEALLALARAREVAAARIGRVGGDRIRIAPGVDVSLAEAHDVWSRTLPEALG
- a CDS encoding amidophosphoribosyltransferase is translated as MSEIRRDALDRFREECGVMGIAGHPEAANLAYLGLYALQHRGQESAGIVTRDGGESHLHKGMGLVAEIFSQDELSKLPGRIAIGHVRYSTAGSSNLRDAQPFLANMGRSVVAIAHNGNLTNARAIRSELEGHGSIFQSTMDSEVFVHLFARARGTLEERLGDMCSRVRGAWSAVFLIDDVLVAARDPHGFRPLSLGRLGAAWVVASETCAFDLIGAVYERDVEPGEIVIIRRGRLRSVQTLPRAPEKLCVFEHIYFARPDSLVFGANVYQTRKQLGRELARESPVPADMVVPVLDSGTSAALGFAEASGIPYENALIRNHYVRRTFIEPEQSIRLFGVRVKHNPIREMVAGKRLVVVEDSIVRGTTLSKLVTLFRAAGAREVHVRVSSPPTTGPCYYGIDTPDRAELIAANHSVEQIRAMIGADSLAYLSLEALRRIEASMKHGFCDACFSGEYAIPVEETSSSDTQLALFEPTAAAATDADPEPS
- a CDS encoding decaprenyl-phosphate phosphoribosyltransferase — encoded protein: MSRALDLLRLARPKDWLKNVFVLMPLPFALAGGASLGIGRLLLGIAGMCLVSSAVYAVNDVIDAEVDRANPRKRTRPVASGRLPAPWATSAAFVWLAAGLVLGGLSDQPWTLAIFGLYVAQNAVYSLGAKHVPLVDAFLLSAGFVLRVVLGCVLVGVAPSNWLLLCSSALALLLALGKRRGELLQAPGESQRRSLAGYNRSYLDQAMAIVAGITLFSYALYSVEAPLLVSGREFASLPFVVFGVLEYLRLAQVHDEGESPIELLLRSPRLILVGVGWVIASLWSVGVPELFV